A window of Methylothermaceae bacteria B42 contains these coding sequences:
- the pmbA gene encoding metalloprotease PmbA (protease involved in proteolytic processing of the antibiotic Microcin B17 and in sensitivity to the DNA gyrase inhibitor LetD): protein MSNIESQLNMLEDKVAAALEHAKKLGASGAEAGVGMDQGLSVSARNGEVETVEHHRDQSLGITVYFGHRKGSASTTDLSDISLKETVEAACTIAKYTQEDPYSGLPNLELLAKEIPDLDLFHPWDISVDQAIEQVITCENTAREYHHEIVNSEGASLNTHQGIRVLGNTLGFLHGYPVSRHSISCAVVGKRDNSMQRDYWYTVARDPLELESPGQVGLTAAKRTLARLGARSLPTQQCPVVYDAEIASSLIGHFLAAIRGGNLYRKSSFLTDSLGKKVFPDFVHILEQPHLKKAIGSAPYDNEGVATYPHDLIRDGVVKSYILSSYSARKLGMQTTGNAGGVHNVLVDFGDLDREALLKEMGTGLLVTELMGHGINIVTGDYSRGAAGFWVENGEIQYPVEEITIAGNLRDIFRNLVAIGSDVDRRGNIRTGSIWVKEMTVAGD, encoded by the coding sequence ATGTCTAATATCGAATCCCAATTGAACATGCTCGAAGACAAAGTAGCCGCCGCCCTGGAGCACGCCAAAAAGCTGGGCGCCAGCGGCGCCGAAGCAGGCGTGGGCATGGATCAGGGCTTGTCTGTCAGCGCCCGCAATGGAGAAGTGGAAACCGTCGAGCACCACCGCGACCAAAGCCTTGGGATAACCGTCTATTTCGGCCATCGCAAGGGCTCGGCCAGCACCACTGATTTGAGTGACATTTCCCTGAAGGAAACCGTGGAAGCGGCGTGCACCATTGCCAAATATACCCAGGAAGATCCCTACTCCGGCCTGCCCAACCTGGAACTGCTGGCCAAGGAAATCCCGGATCTGGACCTTTTTCATCCCTGGGATATCAGCGTCGATCAAGCCATTGAACAAGTCATCACTTGTGAAAACACCGCCCGGGAATATCACCACGAAATTGTCAATTCCGAAGGCGCCAGCTTGAACACCCACCAAGGCATCCGGGTGCTAGGAAACACGCTTGGTTTCCTTCACGGTTATCCTGTTTCCCGCCACAGTATCAGTTGCGCCGTGGTGGGGAAACGAGATAACAGCATGCAGCGGGATTATTGGTACACCGTCGCCCGTGATCCATTGGAGCTCGAGTCTCCGGGACAAGTGGGACTGACCGCGGCAAAACGGACCCTAGCCCGCCTGGGCGCCCGTTCACTGCCCACCCAACAATGCCCGGTCGTCTATGACGCGGAAATCGCTTCCAGCCTCATCGGGCATTTCCTCGCCGCCATCCGTGGCGGGAATCTGTACCGCAAATCTTCATTTTTGACCGACAGCCTGGGGAAAAAGGTATTTCCGGATTTTGTCCATATCCTCGAACAACCCCATCTCAAAAAAGCCATTGGCAGCGCCCCCTATGACAACGAAGGCGTCGCCACTTATCCCCACGATTTGATCCGCGATGGCGTTGTCAAATCTTATATTTTAAGTTCTTATTCCGCCCGCAAGCTGGGCATGCAAACCACGGGCAACGCCGGCGGCGTGCACAATGTTTTGGTGGATTTCGGAGATCTGGACCGGGAGGCTTTGCTCAAGGAAATGGGAACAGGCTTGTTAGTCACCGAACTCATGGGACACGGCATCAATATCGTCACCGGCGACTATTCAAGAGGCGCGGCCGGATTTTGGGTGGAGAACGGGGAAATTCAGTACCCGGTGGAAGAAATTACTATTGCCGGCAACCTAAGGGACATCTTCCGAAACCTGGTTGCCATTGGCAGCGATGTGGACCGGCGCGGCAATATCCGCACCGGCTCTATTTGGGTGAAGGAGATGACGGTGGCAGGAGACTGA
- a CDS encoding UDP-N-acetyl-D-glucosamine dehydrogenase, producing the protein MSEKLRCAVIGVGYLGQYHAQKYACLDECELVAVVDALPQRAQEVAQRFDCLGLSALSDLPDVDAVSVVVPTSGHYEVASYCLARGFHVLVEKPIAANLKQADGLIEAARRADRILLVGHLERFNSVLLALDWVRERPRFIESHRLAPFKSRATDVDVVLDLMIHDIDIILELVGSEVVQLDASGIPVLTDEVDIANARLQFANGSVANVTASRVSLKHERKMRLFLAKRYVSLDFQTRSLSVCWNSGGEIQQNRIQYQESDALLAEIRHFIDCIRHKSRPLISGQAGRRALATAIEITNALNQP; encoded by the coding sequence TCTGAAAAGCTCCGCTGCGCGGTCATTGGCGTGGGTTATCTTGGCCAGTATCACGCGCAGAAATATGCCTGCCTGGATGAATGCGAGCTGGTGGCGGTGGTCGATGCCTTGCCGCAAAGAGCGCAGGAAGTTGCCCAGCGCTTTGATTGTCTGGGATTGTCTGCCCTAAGCGATTTGCCCGATGTGGATGCGGTCAGTGTGGTGGTACCCACCAGCGGTCATTATGAAGTGGCCAGCTATTGCCTTGCGCGGGGATTCCATGTTCTGGTGGAAAAACCGATTGCTGCCAATCTGAAGCAGGCGGATGGTTTGATTGAAGCTGCCCGCAGGGCGGATCGAATATTATTGGTGGGCCATCTGGAACGCTTCAATTCGGTACTGTTGGCGCTGGATTGGGTTCGGGAAAGGCCCCGGTTTATCGAATCCCACCGTCTGGCGCCTTTTAAATCCCGTGCCACCGATGTGGATGTGGTGTTGGATCTGATGATCCACGACATCGATATTATTTTGGAGTTGGTGGGTAGCGAAGTTGTGCAACTGGATGCCAGTGGCATTCCCGTTTTGACCGACGAAGTGGACATAGCCAACGCCCGCTTGCAGTTTGCCAATGGCAGTGTGGCCAATGTCACTGCCAGCCGGGTGAGCTTGAAGCATGAAAGAAAAATGCGTCTGTTTCTGGCAAAGCGCTATGTGTCGCTGGATTTCCAGACGCGAAGCCTGTCTGTTTGCTGGAACAGCGGTGGGGAAATCCAACAGAACCGGATTCAATATCAGGAATCCGATGCGCTACTGGCGGAGATCCGCCATTTTATTGACTGCATCCGTCACAAAAGCCGGCCTTTGATATCCGGGCAGGCTGGCCGGCGGGCCTTGGCAACCGCCATTGAGATTACCAACGCCCTAAACCAGCCTTGA